From the Pomacea canaliculata isolate SZHN2017 linkage group LG14, ASM307304v1, whole genome shotgun sequence genome, one window contains:
- the LOC112555398 gene encoding LOW QUALITY PROTEIN: protein FAM43A-like (The sequence of the model RefSeq protein was modified relative to this genomic sequence to represent the inferred CDS: deleted 1 base in 1 codon), translating to MSLFSWRKNLYISDKDPSYKVRYLGNVQTAMMKGEGCVDKPVSVIWNNYLRSPHPGLEMKLVLTASGLKAYTKEQGLTEYRAHRISYCIAHPNYPRLFVWVYRHEGKKMKMELRCHAVLCKSEAKAKAIALQLHEKLAFALKEFQREKLRKQNSRLTLQRTNSLPKSGSVLPLRKQLLSTATNFKPPASKSTGAPKLGSITEDFEEEEEEELREMARLDESLEEEDDIVEAARRASMDSLEALNLESSTTTEGLAEPIIDLEIGNDIEKLRSDREVQYCVHEQADSDEESAESGFHEQDERTPNGVEEEIEELEDAIGEVTLNPAGFESPSSASQRNCAN from the exons ATGAGTCTGTTCAGCTGGCGCAAGAACCTGTACATCAGCGACAAGGACCCCTCCTACAAAGTTCGTTACCTGGGCAACGTGCAGACTGCCATGATGAAAGGAGAGGGTTGTGTGGACAAACCAGTATCAGTGATCTGGAACAACTACCTGCGGTCGCCGCACCCGGGGCTGGAAATGAAGCTGGTGCTGACAGCCTCGGGGCTGAAAGCCTACACCAAGGAGCAAGGGCTGACGGAGTACCGCGCACATCGCATCTCCTACTGCATCGCCCACCCGAACTACCCACGCTTGTTCGTGTGGGTATACCGGCACGAGggcaagaagatgaagatggagCTGCGTTGCCATGCAGTGCTGTGCAAGTCGGAGGCCAAGGCCAAGGCCATCGCCCTCCAGTTGCACGAGAAGTTGGCCTTTGCCCTCAAAGAGTTCCAGCGCGAGAAGCTGCGCAAACAGAACTCTCGCTTGACACTGCAGCGGACCAAC TCCTTGCCAAAGAGCGGCTCTGTCCTGCCCCTCCGCAAACAGCTGCTCAGCACCGCCACCAACTTCAAGCCACCCGCCTCCAAGTCCACCGGCGCTCCCAAGCTGGGTTCCATCACCGAGGACtttgaagaggaagaagaggaggagctAAGGGAGATGGCTCGGCTGGACGAAAGcttggaggaggaggacgacatCGTGGAAGCTGCCCGGCGGGCGTCGATGGACTCGCTGGAGGCGCTGAACTTGGAGTCTTCGACGACGACGGAGGGTCTGGCGGAGCCCATCATCGACCTGGAGATCGGCAACGACATCGAGAAGCTGCGCAGCGACCGCGAGGTGCAGTACTGCGTGCACGAGCAGGCCGACTCGGACGAGGAAAGCGCAGAATCCGGGTTCCACGAGCAGGACGAGCGCACCCCCAACGGCGTGGAGGAAGAGATCGAAGAGCTGGAGGATGCTATCGGGGAAGTTACCTTGAACCCTGCTGGCTTCGAGAGTCCGTCGTCGGCTTCCCAACGGAACTGCGCTAACTGA